The following nucleotide sequence is from Chryseobacterium sp. CY350.
CGTTGTAACCATTAATGATAAAAGAGTCATGCTCACGGGCGACGAACTGAAAAATTTATTGGAAAATACTCAGGGTGATGAAGTGAAGTCTGTAGAAGTTATCACCAATCCGCCCGCAAAATATGAAGCTTCGGGAAGTGCAGTTCTCAACATCGTCATGAAAAAAAATAAAATTGAAGGATATCGTGGTGTTTTGAGCTCAAAATATATTCAAAGTCAATATGCAAAGGGCGTGGCTGGAATTTCTCAGTATTATAAAAAGAATAAACTTTCGGTGATGGGAAGTTATTATTTCGGAAGCGGAACCTATTATCGTGAAGGTACAGATTATGTAAATTATGCTGAAGATCAGACCCGATGGATCAGTATAATGAACAGGAAAGATAAGAACGAGAGCCAGAATACTGTCAATTTTAATCTGGAATATGAAATTGACGGTTTGACGAATGTGAGTTTAAATTATTCAGGATTTTTTAGTCCCAAATCGTTTGGAACTTACAACGTGCCGACTTTAATTTATAATAAACAAAATGAAGTGGAATCCAATTACACAACCATTAATGATCATCATTCCAGAAGTATTAATAATTCAGTAAGCTTTCAGGCAGACAGAAAATTAAATGCAAAAAGCAAGTTGACCTGGACTAATTATTTTGCTGGAAACAATGCACAGAAATATCAGGATGTCTTAACCTATCTTGATTTTATAAATCAATCTCCCACAGAAAATAATTTTGTAACCAATAATAAAAGTGATGTCAAACTTTACTCCACACAGGCAGATTATCAGTGGAAGAATGAAAAGTGGGAAGTTGAATCTGGCGGAAAATACAGCTTTGTGAAAACCAACAGCCGACTCGATTTTTCAGATAACGAAAAATTACAGTACAGATCCGATAAAAGCAATGTTTTCGATTACAAAGAACACAATTTTGCACTCTATACTTCATTGGCATACAATCCAGGAAAATGGAACTTCAAAGCAGGATTACGGGCAGAAAAAACTGACTTGGAAGGATTGGTTTCAGAGCCGTTTGAAGTGAATAAAAACAATTACTGGAAATTATTTCCTACACTGTATGCACAATACACGACGACAAATAGTCATCAGTTCGGATTGTCTTACGGAAAACGCATCAGCAGACCTTCTTATTCATGGCTCAATCCTGCTAAATCTTATTACAATTTGTTCTCTTATTTTCAGGGTGATCCGAAATTGAAAGCCACCATCATTCATAACCTCAATTTTACCTACACGTGGAAAGAATGGAATCTAGATTTCTATTACAGAAAAGAGATTTTCCCATCAATGGAAATCTCGTATCAGGAGCCAAGTACCAATAATTTGATTTATAATTTTACCAATATCGAGAAAGGACAGGCGTTTGGTTTAAGTGTATATAAAAATTTTCAAATCAAACCTTGGTGGAGTCTGAGTTTATCTGAAAACCTTGAACACAACGAAAATTATTTTATCGGAATTGATGACGTTTTGTATAAAAACAAAGTGTGGAACTGGGTTTCTGATATTTCCACAAGTTTTACTTTAGACAAAAACAGCGACTGGAAATTAGAATTGGGTCATCGTTACAACTCGCCATCTATTCAGGGTACATTTAGAATTTCTAGTTCGTCTACTGCCTATTTGGTTATGAATAAAAAGTTTTTCGACAAAAAGCTTGAGGCGAGTCTTGTTTTCAATGATATCTTCAGAACATCAGGTGAAAAGGTGAGCACCAAATATGCGAATCAGGATAACTATTTTATCGACTATCGGGATACACAAAGTGTTTCTGTTTCTGTGAAATTTAATTTTGGAAATCAATCCGTGAAAAATGCTAAGGCGATTAAAAAAGCCGATGAACAGGCAAGAATGTAAATTTTCACTAATTCAATCTGTGCATTTGAGAACTATTTGATTTATTTAAATTGCCTGTTTAAACTTCAAAAGTTTTTATTACATTTTCCCTATTTTTGACATTCATTATTTAAAAAATTAACATGAATAGATTTCTTTTGGGATTGGTCACTATGGCTTTATCTGTACATATTTCCGCCCAGGAATTGTACATGCCGAGAAATATTAAAAAAGCTTACGAAAACGGAACTCGTGATATTTCCGGAGCGCCCGGAAAAAACTACTGGCAGAACAAAGGAATTTATGATGTTGAGGTAAAAGTAGATGCTAAAACGAAGATTGTTTCGGGAAAAGAAACGATTATTTACAGCAACAATAGTCCGAATGATTTAGATGAATTGGCGATACGATTTGTCAATAATCTTCATAAACCAGAATCTCCAAGGTCAGGTACTGTTTCTAAAGATTTTTTGTCATCAGGTTTAAGAATTAGATCTTTCATTGTTGATGATTTAAAATATAACATTAACAGCGAAAGTTGGGGAACGGTAGAAAAAGTAAAATTAAATAAGGTTTTAAAATCGAAATCAAAAGCTGAGGTGAAAATCGAGTGGGAATATCCTCTGTCTGTACAAAGTGGAAGAGAAGGGCAGATCGATCCCGAAACTTTTTACGTAGCTTATTCTTTCCCAAGAATTTCTGTATATGATGATTATAATGGTTGGGATATGCTTCCGCACTCTGACCGACAGGAGTTTTATAATGATTTTAATGACTATTCTTTCGCAATTTCTGCTCCGAAAAATTATGTGGTTTGGTCGACAGGTGAATTTCTGAATCCTGAAGAAGTTTTGCAGACGGAATATTTGAATAGATTTAAATCTTCTTTAAAAAGTGATAAAGTCATTCATATTGCTAACGAAGCAGAAATGAAATCCGGCAAAGTCACCAAAAATAATCAGTGGAATATCTGGAAATTTAAAGCCAACAACATTACAGATTTCTGTTTTGCTTTGAGCAATCATTACGTTTGGGACGGTTCAAGTATTCAGCTTAAGACTAAACGATCAAGTGTTCAAGCCGCTTACAAATCCGGAGCAAAAGATTTTGAACATTATGTAGAATGGATGCGCTACAATCTCGATTGGTTTTCAAAAAACTGGCCGGGAGTGGAATATCCTTTTCCGACAATGACGGCAATTCAGGGTTACGCCGATATGGAATATCCGATGATGATCAATGATACAAGTATTCCCGATGATTTGCAGGATGCAAGATTGACAGCAGATCACGAAATAGCGCACACTTATTTTCCTTTTTACATGGGAATCAACGAAACGCGATATGCTTTTATGGATGAAGGCTGGGCAACAACTTTGGAATATTTAATCGGAATTGATGAAAACGGTGAAGAAGCTGCCAAAAAATTCTATCAGAATTTCAGAGTTAAAAGATGGATCAATGATCCTTCTACCGAGCAGGATCAGCCAATCATTACAATGAGTACGCAGGTAAGCGGAGCAGGGTACGGCAATAATTCTTACGTGAAATCATCTCTGTCTTATTTAGCTTTAAAAGATTATCTGGGTGATGATTTGTTTAAAAAAGCTTTACATCATTATATGGATAACTGGAATGGCAAACATCCTATTCCATGGGATTATTTTTATTCGATGAATACAGGATCCGGAAAAAATCTCAATTGGTTTTTTAATAATTGGTTCTACACCAATAATTATATTGATTTAAAAATCACAAACGCAAGTCAGCAAAAAGATAAATTGATGCTGAATGTTGATAATGTGGGAGGCTTTGCAGTTCCTTTTGATGTAGTTATGACTTATGAAGATCAATCAGTTGAAAAAACTCATTTTACTCCGAAAATCTGG
It contains:
- a CDS encoding M1 family metallopeptidase, whose protein sequence is MNRFLLGLVTMALSVHISAQELYMPRNIKKAYENGTRDISGAPGKNYWQNKGIYDVEVKVDAKTKIVSGKETIIYSNNSPNDLDELAIRFVNNLHKPESPRSGTVSKDFLSSGLRIRSFIVDDLKYNINSESWGTVEKVKLNKVLKSKSKAEVKIEWEYPLSVQSGREGQIDPETFYVAYSFPRISVYDDYNGWDMLPHSDRQEFYNDFNDYSFAISAPKNYVVWSTGEFLNPEEVLQTEYLNRFKSSLKSDKVIHIANEAEMKSGKVTKNNQWNIWKFKANNITDFCFALSNHYVWDGSSIQLKTKRSSVQAAYKSGAKDFEHYVEWMRYNLDWFSKNWPGVEYPFPTMTAIQGYADMEYPMMINDTSIPDDLQDARLTADHEIAHTYFPFYMGINETRYAFMDEGWATTLEYLIGIDENGEEAAKKFYQNFRVKRWINDPSTEQDQPIITMSTQVSGAGYGNNSYVKSSLSYLALKDYLGDDLFKKALHHYMDNWNGKHPIPWDYFYSMNTGSGKNLNWFFNNWFYTNNYIDLKITNASQQKDKLMLNVDNVGGFAVPFDVVMTYEDQSVEKTHFTPKIWENDQKKAVISVSIKKKVKSVLLDGGLFMDYTPDDNFKNL
- a CDS encoding outer membrane beta-barrel family protein — protein: MYKFLILLFFPALLFSQKSKIEGTITNIHKEKLPLVSVEVYNSQNILLKTVTTNENGNFVLEGITENNVKLIIKDLEYAQLEKNLNLNEQKESLQIILKKDIQEIQEVVMTKQKPLVKRKIDRLEFNVENSNISSLNAWEILKKTPGVTSGNDVLAIKGSQSIVVTINDKRVMLTGDELKNLLENTQGDEVKSVEVITNPPAKYEASGSAVLNIVMKKNKIEGYRGVLSSKYIQSQYAKGVAGISQYYKKNKLSVMGSYYFGSGTYYREGTDYVNYAEDQTRWISIMNRKDKNESQNTVNFNLEYEIDGLTNVSLNYSGFFSPKSFGTYNVPTLIYNKQNEVESNYTTINDHHSRSINNSVSFQADRKLNAKSKLTWTNYFAGNNAQKYQDVLTYLDFINQSPTENNFVTNNKSDVKLYSTQADYQWKNEKWEVESGGKYSFVKTNSRLDFSDNEKLQYRSDKSNVFDYKEHNFALYTSLAYNPGKWNFKAGLRAEKTDLEGLVSEPFEVNKNNYWKLFPTLYAQYTTTNSHQFGLSYGKRISRPSYSWLNPAKSYYNLFSYFQGDPKLKATIIHNLNFTYTWKEWNLDFYYRKEIFPSMEISYQEPSTNNLIYNFTNIEKGQAFGLSVYKNFQIKPWWSLSLSENLEHNENYFIGIDDVLYKNKVWNWVSDISTSFTLDKNSDWKLELGHRYNSPSIQGTFRISSSSTAYLVMNKKFFDKKLEASLVFNDIFRTSGEKVSTKYANQDNYFIDYRDTQSVSVSVKFNFGNQSVKNAKAIKKADEQARM